DNA sequence from the Vicia villosa cultivar HV-30 ecotype Madison, WI linkage group LG3, Vvil1.0, whole genome shotgun sequence genome:
tgcatgtaccagtcaatagatgctccgcttaaactctcttgggagaagtgtatcatcagcttttgatcgtgagcataagcagccatttttcgcacatacatgcgcaagtgattcctcggacatgtgagccctttgtatttctcgaagtctagaatcttgaatttgtgtgggatagtcaagtctaagactaagctcatttcgaaggtatccacgtcgaagacatTGTATCCTTCTAcaacttttagtctctcttctagcgcccTGATTTGCtcactatccttggagtcttccctagagttgggattagactgttgcgtctgaggtgcttggtctgtgttgtccacctcttgcactccgtattgtagatccaggtaatcatcatccctagggacattgctagcaggaatgcgaactgtgtgggttgtccctttcgtttgtggagtggggacaaatccttcttgggatgtctctcctttctcttggaactggatagctctcctgacagatcgggcctgagatttgtccttagctgggccaaagcctgaaacaaatcctagcagcgggttttcgtcgttagggatctcatcctgaaccagggtatccccagactgaacctcttttgctttttcttgtttatccaggagagccttcatgaatcctagcatctgggtcatacctcctttaacttcttccatactaaccttcagttgatccacctcctcacgaagagcggcttgattctgttccagctgatccattgatctcttttgctgaaaccttgtttgataaaacggtcgggatgttaggttatcgttcccaatggtcccttgttctggagatagaagagaaatcttctcttaatgccatgaaaatgatgtgtatgccatgaatgatatgcatgatatccttttttctttctctttgaataaaatatgatgcaagaatgcccatgatgtatgataaatggaaaaagaaataataaaaaataatgatcaacacatatatatacatatagcacataatcacataggtcctaggttcataagttcattggttcgacgtaacggctcttgggagccaacctttttataggggggttctagaaggtctcatggggtcgttcgtaacctccgagactttttgtctcttcggattttagaacaactcattttatccatgaggttcgaatttttggggtaggttctcggagagatcagccaaatatccagtcctgccctcaacaaagtcaagcctcgttttggacatttccgaatactcaacccactccgagtagagttatcaatgagactcgtaggcgattggattcccccctgatctcaaagttaacccccacacttagggtttaacacaacataaaagacctagcagtgcatataaaaatataacaacaggcaattaaatataaatatattaacataaataattaaatataaatatattaaaataaatgattaactatttttagacaaaaaataaacaaataaacaaatttaaaaaaaaaaattacaaaccctaaaaaaaaaagccaaaccctaaaaagttgccaaacctaaaccctgccaagacctaaaacctataggagcatagtattcactattatacaatatccccagcagagtcgccagctgtagcaacctgtctAAAAtttaaagatttagagtcgccacctattctaccaaggcgaataggaaacctcgcgcagttaagagatttagggtaagatactatattcgggttaagggaaggtgttaggcacccaaaaccctttcctaaaggttaacattgcaaagatgaaggtttgtggcaaaagataaagaaagatgacaggcaataaatagagttaaaggctaattatttgaacatgattagagtttggaagagggggactcgccttgttgccaagtgcctacgtacctccttagggaggatcagagtctacgtagttcggggaagggttgtacgccttagaattagaattgaaggtgtttgaaattgtttgtgctttgaaaagcgtttttgaattgtctaattgatgaggatgaaaatccatagtcTGAGATTGTGGTTTTGAAAGGCTTGAGAAGTGTTTtggatgtttgggcgtacaaccctaatttgatttagcactattaaccgcgacgatcaatagattcaatcgccatagttaacagatttaaagttgtatcgttaccaattttaatcaattgatttgattattactgatgACGAATtatggtatttttaataattatgaattgatttgcattgttacccctcgcaatcgattgattcgattaaaaagaataacaaatttgaagttagaaaaaaaagattaatcatcacaactaataagatagttgcaaccatttaatcgaatataattgagTTGcactttaattaaataacattttaattaaaatcatttttgACCATAgcaattaatcgatttaatcggcacgaacaacaaattgacatttttaatataaatatcatataataatttatttataaaaataattattatacaattaatatatattaaaaggtattttaattaaaacaaataaataattaaaattattttagtttaatagGATTAGGATTCAGCGTGACAGCTTTGATGGCTCATGGCATGGGGATCAAGTATGAACTGTTGGATTAAAGAGGGCTAATGAGCTAAGGGTTAGATCTGAGGGCGTATGGAGCACCCTCATATTGTGTACGCATGGGATCATGAatctgaaaattcaaaaaaaatatatgtgtgGGCGTaggggatcgaacccacacccttAAACTCTCACAAGCGTTGCCAAACCAACCCAGCTAGACACGAAACGTGTTATAGAAACTCACCCATCACTATGTATAAAACATACGAATACACAATCTACAAAACGCGCGCGCGAATTCAAATGGACCATTGGTGTAACGCCACGCCACCTTCTTCCCCACCCTGACCTGCAAACCTCTGCAACTGTAGCTACGAATTAGCTACGAATCGCTCGTAGCAAACCCAGAACatgaaaaatagcgaatagggcatAGATGCATATAAATGCTTCGCGACCATGGGGATTTCTTCGTCTACCTCATGCGAATTTAACCCAGCCATTACTGTGACCTAATTCACTTCTACAAGAAATCCCCAATTCGAAACCTTAAACCCTAACTCGGTTAACAATGGCAATCCATGTCGACAATGCCCAGAAACCAAATTAAATGCACAGGAATGATCACAGCAATCATACAAAGCACAATATACAATCGGAACTACATGAGACCACGTAAATTATTCTAATCGAGCCAAGTTTCAGAGTTACTTACCTCGGTTAAATGGAGATTGATCTGGGGGGTATTGATGCAGAGCAACGATCCAGATAGACTCAGAGTGATCCCACGAACCTTTTGCAATCCTAAAAACCTCTTGAAGTGCCCTAATTCTCCCAAACCTATTCTGGATTTTTTTTGACCTTTTTGCGTTCTTGCAGGTgcgttttttccagaaattcCAACCCTTATTCGTGTGCCCACTCTCCCTTACTTATAGTGAatcaattaggttaaaaaaactcCACAAATACtcacttgaatcaaatcttgcattCTTTGAAAATTGGATTTTATTCTTGAATCTCAACTTGCTATTTTTTGCCCTTATTTTGTGTTAATCTTTCTCAATCCAATTATCACGAAATTGTATTATAATTTAGTCATTAATGTTGACTGAAATCCATCCATATGCACCTTTTTAACAAAATACTTGATTTTCTCactaattaaatcattttaaataaaataaaaatcatgaaaaaGTCAAATAAATGTTTAATTTTCGTGGCATATATTTTTAGGCATGCTAATGACTTAtggaccaagattgcatcaaaaaaccataggcccatttgcaaagtttctcagtttgaaccttcttttttcacattttgcctccaaaaatcacccaactttgatcaatcatatctcactcaatttttaagctatgagggagttctaagactttttggaaacctcaagaggtcctctataagccactttggaatatatttttcatttggagcttttatcttgatcatatcctctttgggaaaaactgcttttggaggatgcctgaaaatgacctgtaatcttttgcattgtatctctcaaatgaatcatttctagccctggcttgtgagacaaagttgtagggaatccaatttccttcaaaataggctttgagtgaggaatttttgatgttccatgtgaaagttatgtccagtcaaagttgggttgactttctcctaagaaaccctaatttgaacctttttgtatttgttcatctctgagtttctattaatggaatcatgatcaatctttgatcaaatgatggatatacttcaattcacttgatgttgaccaatgatcataggtttgaatcatgctttgattgtagttgaccttcaggtatggatcagttgactgtggatcttgggattgtttgggccaggctttggaattgaatcttgaactttgaattattgtaaatggaatatgggaggcaaattttggggtatgacaagctcACCTGTGTTCTCGAATCATTGCAGTTGTGTGTGTCAGTTTTCGTTTTCGCCGATGATGATGATGTGGTCCGTGAGGTGAAGCTCGCGTCGGTGTTTGCGATTGCGTTGAAAATTGGAGGAAATCGGTGCTGAAAGTTGATATTAAAGATGGAGGATCTGTAGGttgtgcttctgttgttgatattGAATCTGCTTGAAGGATAAGGTTGTGTCGATGTGGTGCAGATGGATGATGGGTTTTGTGTGTTGCGTTGCTTCAATCTGAATAGTGAGGCAAGTGAAGTTGTATGTTGGAAACTCTCTTGCAGGTGCGTCAATGAAACAAATGTGTGAAGATTGAGGATATGTTGATTTGCGGTGACGagagttataaaattaaataattttttttaagtaatttaaatttacacccgattttaaaTTTAATGGGAGTAATTGAGatctgattataataatatttttaatttacacccgatttttaataAATAGAGTGTAATTTGTCACATGTTAATCCTTAAAatgaaactttatttacaaaattgccatcacgtttttaatttacacccgtttttaaaatatcgggtgtaaatttttaaattatattgttcTTTTTATACTAGTGTTTCAAGTTGTTTAGTTACTTAGCTCTCAATCATTGTAACTTGCTCCTATAAACCCCTTTGTGGTATAATGTGAAAAGTAATGAAAGTTTGATTTCTCACTCTCAATAATTCTCTTATTCTCTCACTTCATCTTCTCTACAACACCAAAATTTTCATTGATTCACCAATTCAAGTTTTATGTTCTAACATTTAAAATGTTGTTCTTGTTTGGTTAAGAATTTTTTGGGCCTTAACAATGATCCTTACGTGCATACTATTCAATATTGTGACTTAATTTAAAAGACCAGAGTttgaacaaaaataaattatataatatgaaTGTATAGTATACTAGAGAGTTTGGTTGgaacaattttaaaatttctgaTGAATTGTTGAgttgtttaaatatttaaaaatatataatatacaaaattgagtgagatttatttaaaaaaactcaaaTGAATAATCTGGATGCTCTTAAAAGAAAGATTGCTTTATGGTTTCTTTAAAAATCTTGGATATTACAATGCTTTGGCAGAATAATTGTAATGGATGTGAACACTCACTTTAATATTATTTTCATGCAAAATCCATCAATATGAAATTACAATTATGATCTAATACAACACACAAAATAACCAAACAAGCAAAACAACATAAATTGGAAGTAATAAGAATTACAATAAGAATCCAAGAATGATTGAACTTACTAGGAGTCATTCTAATGCTATACAACTTGCAAGACAGAACAAACTGATTGAAGTAAAGAGAGAATCAGCAGTAAAATTCCAGCAACGGTAGCAGCAGTTTGCCAAGGATTGCTACAATAGTCGCGCCTCAGAGTAGCCTTCAGTTTATGCAAAGGATCACTAAAAAAATCGTTCAAGTCCTTACAAAGAACATAGTAATCAGAACTGGAATTAGCAAATGCAACATTTTTACCAATTCTATTAAACAAGTTAGCCACAGAATCAGTATCCCCAAGCCAATTAATCAATATCCCCTTCTGAACAAGTATGTCCACATCCCTTCCAGTATTAATAAGAAAATCTAAAAGAATAATGTAATCAGTAATGTAGGACTCATAAGGGTAATGATATTGctccaaagcaaccatattccgaAACAAACTCTCAGTCCTATCCACGACACTTAATTGAGGAATTTCAAGAACTCCACCCGAAAACCTCAAGTCAAGTAAACAATTACTTTTTGTGTTCACTTTAAACCTAACACCCGCTTCTAACAATTCAGTTACACTATGATGAAGATTCATCAATGCATTGATTCTACACGGTCGTCTTTCCAATGGATGTTGCAAGTAGAAAATTCTAAGTAAATCAGTGAAATGCCTTATGCTAATATCACTATTATTAGAAACCAACTTAGATGTATTgtaataatcaaaataatcaaaaGTAAGTTCAAGAAAAGAAGTGATATTAGTCTTAGCACTTAAAGAAATATTGAAGATTTTTTCAACAACAAAGAAGGGTAATTGATTTTCAAGTAATAATAAATCTAATCTTATATCATTAGCTAAGCAAGGTTTTAAGAGAAGAGCATCAACTTCAGGCCAAGCAACATTTTTATAGGATCGGCAGAAAAGTTCAATTATGAAACCAGAATCGATTAGGATTAATTTAACGAGTTCCTGGTCGGTGAAGTCTAGGGTTTCGGAATAACAATCACGAAAATTAGGTATGATAGATTCTATATAGTAAATCAAGGGTTGTATAGTTGTCTCAGCACGATGGAGAAATGCTTTGAAGTAAATGAGTTTGTGTCGTTCCATGTTTTGGAGGTGGGGGTGGTGGTGGTGACGGTGGTGGAAAGGGCCGATGGAAATGACTTTGGGAGTGTATGCGTCGTCGTTGAGTCTGCGAATTTTATTGGGGACCTTGTAGATGCAACAGTCGGCGGCTAACGGTGGTTCTGCATTGTCGAGCATGGCATTGATATCAATCACCATGTCGTCGTGGTTCATGATTGATTGATTGGCAGTTGGCAAGATAATGAAGTTCTGACACAATGAAAGTTCAAGTTTATGTTTATTGAGGGAAATTTTCAAGCATTTATACTAACTACATAGCAGTTCTTTGTGGTGTGGCTTGAAATTTTCTTAAGTATCAATAAAATCCCAAACCTCAAAAAGAAGGGACGAATTGCTTACCACATGCAAAGGGAATCAAATCCCTAACCTCAAACTCAAGGGACGAATTGCCTATCATCCCAGCAATTATAGTGATCTTTCAACACTAAATTATTCTcataatttcaaaacaaacaacttacctcagaaatacatttaaataaaaatttctttacccacctccctatgggggtcaccctcagcgaaaacctcattttacccctgcttcgaaaatgcatttccgaagtattttttttttaaaaaaattctcagacttcggaagtgcatctccgaaaacaccaaatggggggtgttttcggagatgtacttcagaaaacaccttttttcagattttggggggtttcggaaatgcactttcgaattatgcagaaaatgtgtttttttttatgtttttgaaacAGTCtcgtttttttaattaaactgcaacgccaaataaaataagcgacatataaacagaaaatactaatatgataaatcaaatccaaataatatatacaagccgatccaaatagtaatagtgtgcgaaagatacaatccgaaaacaaaaaaaataaacccggacTCCTACTGgatatgcctaaccctctctccttgggacctcctctgccgtctgaatgccgccgcacggcccgcatcaatgacgatcatctccatcacggcgacagcctctggaccgccctgatgaacgacacctcgatccaacgcgtcccgcccaagcatctctatccgctggcagatcggcaggagatcaatggcgtggtcatcctcggcctgctggttctccaggatctcctcgtgtggaagcgccgggagcgtcgggtctcagcagaggatgtgacacccggtagaaccatgtgacgtactcctccacactgtgccagtcctgagtgacccgaatgcgacgatactcctccggtaccacatgacgctcacaatcctcaaatatgccagtgagctgcactcgggtcactatgtcgggagcagcctcaaaaggtgacctgggtatcatctgcacatacGCAAACTGTCGCAAGCatcgctcagggagataccggaccatggtgctggtcccgcatgccaactagctagaatataaagatatgccgtcaaaggggacaatatgAGTGTAGTCGTTGAATGGCCTAcaggtgacgtcatcgtgcatcgtgcggtccaggtacccacggtatggtcccactgcattgttccccctgtggagaacgtatctggcgaccctgggcatggcgtcatcgtactctggatcaatgtggaagccgtggatccgggagaagtaagagatgatccagctctgaaacacaaacacgataatgtaacgtaccataagtaaatacgaaacataaataaatacgaaacataagtaaatacgaaacacaaatacgaaacataaataaatacgaaacaattaaaatgaaacgtaccgtaagtagtgtgcaggatccagtcaactgcctcgtcctccagttggagacctcattcagcttctggtatatgtatgtcagagtagctgccccccagttccactggtgaacggtagtcaggtccatgaagtagcggaggtaggtcacatcgacgtaccttgcactcttgtccacaaagattgcagcgcctaccacatgcatgtaccagcaccggagagcgcagccacggtgatactgtgtaaataggtcgttacccgcatcctcggattcggccgccgacaccaggtggtgctcgaaatagcggctcagtgtggtgaaccggatatgaggtccagatgtcgtgatgcactcatagtcagcaacttcgggctccatacccaaatagagcgccatccactgactggattcgaccctctggatccgggagtagGTCAACAGcgccccctgatcggcaggtggagaagacgctgcacatcatgcaaggtgatcgtcatctccccaaccagcaagtggaaagaagacgtctccctgtgtcaccgctccacaaaggccccctgcatgccgtggctgatggtggtgtaccccgtcatgcagagccccactaagccctgaagctctcactgcgtcgttaaaccactcagcaatCGGTTTAAACATACTGAAAACCTTatgggcgtggttcaccattttcaacggctctctctcctgttacaaaaaaaaaacaaaaaaaagtttgttaaatagaccgttaagaaaatattgaataaacgacTAAAtcataaacggttaaataatatagtcgggcaaattataaaaaatacctctccctcccagatacgccgagcgacgtgctcgtggtaggtaagcagcacggaagtgtcactgggccctcccaggtagccctcctcctgctcatcctccttcccgtgtggagggtcaacatccggtacctcctccgtctcgtggtatggcactgcctcctcctcctctcgctggcgggaagaagatacccgagccagacgactcctcgatccagatgtagaggtaccctcgtccatctccacgggaactcgcacacgtcgtccccggccctgcccccgtccctgagtcgacgccagctgcgccgcccgttcgcgtctagccgacgcagtctgggtctctctaccctgtctgatgcgtgcttggttacctgacatgttcctgaaaacaattgaaatcgattaatatgcgagacaacagaaaaaactaaaaaaaattgcacttctgatacaattcggaatttcatttccgaaactgggaatggaggtgtttttggaaatgaacttccgaaacacccctgcgaggaagttttctgcaacttccatggcagaccccaaaaacaaacttcaaaaccatgtttaatcattctaaacaacctaaatatcagtaccaacctaacctaatacaattTTTgctatttctaaacaccctaatatgaattttaatcatagatctaaaactcGAAATGCTTACCGATTAAAGAGATTGGAGGGTTTTCGAatgtagtatatatatatatatatatatatatatgtatatatatatatatatatatatatatatatatatatttttgatattttaagaTATTTCAAACACTCTACAAAATTGTTTTTGACTCCAACATGTGATGTGACCATTACAAGAAAAGTGGGAAATTTGCCTGGTGAAATACCCCtgactaaaaatatatattacttgAGGATAAAATTCTcgcaaaacataaaataaaaaacaaaattaaaaactacATTGTTTGGCGATGCCCCTAGCAAATATTAAGGaggaatttttcaaattttaaatatgcacTTTGCGAGTGGTAACACAACGCACAGTCAATATGCATTTGCCCAGGACAACCCTTGTTCATGGACTTGGATCATCTCCATCATTTTATTCTCTCCAACTATCTCCTTCACTATTTTATCTCTATCTCTCACTAAtagtttctctctcttctttcttttatCAATTTTTCTTAATTTCATTAATTCTATTACACTTGTTTTTGTGAAGGAGAGAAAAGGAGGGAAGGAGAGGATCCATGCTCCTTGTTCATATATATTCTtctgccatatatatatatatatatatatataacatttaaGTGAGTAATATTTTAGAAAAACAagacataatttttaattataatatattagtatatttataataatatattattatattttttatacaaattCGCTAGAGGTTAAACCTTAAGCTAACTTAAAACGTCAAAAAAAATCTTGCAATTTAGCAGGGATTTAACCCCAAGCTAAATACTGACATAATCATGCTTCACACTTCACCACTAGTTTGTGCCTACACCTATGTGGATGCAGGATAAAAGTTAATAACTGCATTTTGTGAGGAGGAAGACCCGAGCAAAATAGTTAGGTGATAGGCTCCTGACAAATCACTTAATGTTTAAACCCCTATTTAGTTAGGAGCCCTGTCCCCTcgcaa
Encoded proteins:
- the LOC131655106 gene encoding putative UPF0481 protein At3g02645 gives rise to the protein MNHDDMVIDINAMLDNAEPPLAADCCIYKVPNKIRRLNDDAYTPKVISIGPFHHRHHHHPHLQNMERHKLIYFKAFLHRAETTIQPLIYYIESIIPNFRDCYSETLDFTDQELVKLILIDSGFIIELFCRSYKNVAWPEVDALLLKPCLANDIRLDLLLLENQLPFFVVEKIFNISLSAKTNITSFLELTFDYFDYYNTSKLVSNNSDISIRHFTDLLRIFYLQHPLERRPCRINALMNLHHSVTELLEAGVRFKVNTKSNCLLDLRFSGGVLEIPQLSVVDRTESLFRNMVALEQYHYPYESYITDYIILLDFLINTGRDVDILVQKGILINWLGDTDSVANLFNRIGKNVAFANSSSDYYVLCKDLNDFFSDPLHKLKATLRRDYCSNPWQTAATVAGILLLILSLLQSVCSVLQVV